A genomic region of Homo sapiens chromosome 4, GRCh38.p14 Primary Assembly contains the following coding sequences:
- the NPY5R gene encoding neuropeptide Y receptor type 5 isoform X1 yields MDSKDYNMDLELDEYYNKTLATENNTAATRNSDFPVWDDYKSSVDDLQYFLIGLYTFVSLLGFMGNLLILMALMKKRNQKTTVNFLIGNLAFSDILVVLFCSPFTLTSVLLDQWMFGKVMCHIMPFLQCVSVLVSTLILISIAIVRYHMIKHPISNNLTANHGYFLIATVWTLGFAICSPLPVFHSLVELQETFGSALLSSRYLCVESWPSDSYRIAFTISLLLVQYILPLVCLTVSHTSVCRSISCGLSNKENRLEENEMINLTLHPSKKSGPQVKLSGSHKWSYSFIKKHRRRYSKKTACVLPAPERPSQENHSRILPENFGSVRSQLSSSSKFIPGVPTCFEIKPEENSDVHELRVKRSVTRIKKRSRSVFYRLTILILVFAVSWMPLHLFHVVTDFNDNLISNRHFKLVYCICHLLGMMSCCLNPILYGFLNNGIKADLVSLIHCLHM; encoded by the exons ATGGATTCCAAA GACTATAATATGGATTTAGAGCTCGACGAGTATTATAACAAGACACTTGCCACAGAGAATAATACTGCTGCCACTCGGAATTCTGATTTCCCAGTCTGGGATGACTATAAAAGCAGTGTAGATGACTTACAGTATTTTCTGATTGGGCTCTATACATTTGTAAGTCTTCTTGGCTTTATGGGGAATCTACTTATTTTAATGGCTCTCATGAAAAAGCGTAATCAGAAGACTACGGTAAACTTCCTCATAGGCAATCTGGCCTTTTCTGATATCTTGGTTGTGCTGTTTTGCTCACCTTTCACACTGACGTCTGTCTTGCTGGATCAGTGGATGTTTGGCAAAGTCATGTGCCATATTATGCCTTTTCTTCAATGTGTGTCAGTTTTGgtttcaactttaattttaatatcaaTTGCCATTGTCAGGTATCATATGATAAAACATCCCATATCTAATAATTTAACAGCAAACCATGGCTACTTTCTGATAGCTACTGTCTGGACACTAGGTTTTGCCATCTGTTCTCCCCTTCCAGTGTTTCACAGTCTTGTGGAACTTCAAGAAACATTTGGTTCAGCATTGCTGAGCAGCAGGTATTTATGTGTTGAGTCATGGCCATCTGATTCATACAGAATTGCCTTTACTATCTCTTTATTGCTAGTTCAGTATATTCTGCCCTTAGTTTGTCTTACTGTAAGTCATACAAGTGTCTGCAGAAGTATAAGCTGTGGATTGTCCAACAAAGAAAACAGACTTGAAGAAAATGAGATGATCAACTTAACTCTTCATCCATCCAAAAAGAGTGGGCCTCAGGTGAAACTCTCTGGCAGCCATAAATGGagttattcattcatcaaaaaaCACAGAAGAAGATATAGCAAGAAGACAGCATGTGTGTTACCTGCTCCAGAAAGACCTTCTCAAGAGAACCACTCCAGAATACTTCCAGAAAACTTTGGCTCTGTAAGAAGTCAGCTCTCTTCATCCAGTAAGTTCATACCAGGGGTCCCCACTTGCTTTGAGATAAAACCTGAAGAAAATTCAGATGTTCATGAATTGAGAGTAAAACGTTCTGttacaagaataaaaaagagatcTCGAAGTGTTTTCTACAGACTGACCATACTGATATTAGTATTTGCTGTTAGTTGGATGCCACTACACCTTTTCCATGTGGTAACTGATTTTAATGACAATCTTATTTCAAATAGGCATTTCAAGTTGGTGTATTGCATTTGTCATTTGTTGGGCATGATGTCCTGTTGTCTTAATCCAATTCTATATGGGTTTCTTAATAATGGGATTAAAGCTGATTTAGTGTCCCTTATACACTGTCTTCATATGTAA
- the NPY5R gene encoding neuropeptide Y receptor type 5, with amino-acid sequence MDLELDEYYNKTLATENNTAATRNSDFPVWDDYKSSVDDLQYFLIGLYTFVSLLGFMGNLLILMALMKKRNQKTTVNFLIGNLAFSDILVVLFCSPFTLTSVLLDQWMFGKVMCHIMPFLQCVSVLVSTLILISIAIVRYHMIKHPISNNLTANHGYFLIATVWTLGFAICSPLPVFHSLVELQETFGSALLSSRYLCVESWPSDSYRIAFTISLLLVQYILPLVCLTVSHTSVCRSISCGLSNKENRLEENEMINLTLHPSKKSGPQVKLSGSHKWSYSFIKKHRRRYSKKTACVLPAPERPSQENHSRILPENFGSVRSQLSSSSKFIPGVPTCFEIKPEENSDVHELRVKRSVTRIKKRSRSVFYRLTILILVFAVSWMPLHLFHVVTDFNDNLISNRHFKLVYCICHLLGMMSCCLNPILYGFLNNGIKADLVSLIHCLHM; translated from the coding sequence ATGGATTTAGAGCTCGACGAGTATTATAACAAGACACTTGCCACAGAGAATAATACTGCTGCCACTCGGAATTCTGATTTCCCAGTCTGGGATGACTATAAAAGCAGTGTAGATGACTTACAGTATTTTCTGATTGGGCTCTATACATTTGTAAGTCTTCTTGGCTTTATGGGGAATCTACTTATTTTAATGGCTCTCATGAAAAAGCGTAATCAGAAGACTACGGTAAACTTCCTCATAGGCAATCTGGCCTTTTCTGATATCTTGGTTGTGCTGTTTTGCTCACCTTTCACACTGACGTCTGTCTTGCTGGATCAGTGGATGTTTGGCAAAGTCATGTGCCATATTATGCCTTTTCTTCAATGTGTGTCAGTTTTGgtttcaactttaattttaatatcaaTTGCCATTGTCAGGTATCATATGATAAAACATCCCATATCTAATAATTTAACAGCAAACCATGGCTACTTTCTGATAGCTACTGTCTGGACACTAGGTTTTGCCATCTGTTCTCCCCTTCCAGTGTTTCACAGTCTTGTGGAACTTCAAGAAACATTTGGTTCAGCATTGCTGAGCAGCAGGTATTTATGTGTTGAGTCATGGCCATCTGATTCATACAGAATTGCCTTTACTATCTCTTTATTGCTAGTTCAGTATATTCTGCCCTTAGTTTGTCTTACTGTAAGTCATACAAGTGTCTGCAGAAGTATAAGCTGTGGATTGTCCAACAAAGAAAACAGACTTGAAGAAAATGAGATGATCAACTTAACTCTTCATCCATCCAAAAAGAGTGGGCCTCAGGTGAAACTCTCTGGCAGCCATAAATGGagttattcattcatcaaaaaaCACAGAAGAAGATATAGCAAGAAGACAGCATGTGTGTTACCTGCTCCAGAAAGACCTTCTCAAGAGAACCACTCCAGAATACTTCCAGAAAACTTTGGCTCTGTAAGAAGTCAGCTCTCTTCATCCAGTAAGTTCATACCAGGGGTCCCCACTTGCTTTGAGATAAAACCTGAAGAAAATTCAGATGTTCATGAATTGAGAGTAAAACGTTCTGttacaagaataaaaaagagatcTCGAAGTGTTTTCTACAGACTGACCATACTGATATTAGTATTTGCTGTTAGTTGGATGCCACTACACCTTTTCCATGTGGTAACTGATTTTAATGACAATCTTATTTCAAATAGGCATTTCAAGTTGGTGTATTGCATTTGTCATTTGTTGGGCATGATGTCCTGTTGTCTTAATCCAATTCTATATGGGTTTCTTAATAATGGGATTAAAGCTGATTTAGTGTCCCTTATACACTGTCTTCATATGTAA